One Cuculus canorus isolate bCucCan1 chromosome 1, bCucCan1.pri, whole genome shotgun sequence DNA segment encodes these proteins:
- the LOC104061591 gene encoding SAM domain-containing protein SAMSN-1 isoform X3, producing MLKRKPSNVSDKEKSQKPKRTSSFGSFDRFRHHSISKTDDSAEMSELETISDIGDGVQNKAANNGGSLGKKMRAISLTMRKKMGKKYIKALSEDMNEEGKDDSDPGGGIHPEKVSLKASDSMESLYSLNSGQSSSSGVTSCSDGTSNRDSLRFEDEVPYTGPFCGRAKVHTDFTPSPYDTDSLKIKKGDIIDIICKTPMGIWTGMLNNKVGNFKFIYVDIILEDEAAPRKIKPHRGSKRTKPKTLQELLDCVHLQEYASTLLLNGYETLEDLKDLQESHLIELNISNPEDRARLLSAIENLQDYDIEQQQKSEDGQEKQSLSPHHGFNKSQLNDCPRDSGCYTSSENSDNGKEEADSETLSDMVQSIAISE from the exons CGCACAAGCAGCTTTGGAAGCTTTGACCGTTTCAGGCATCATTCGATATCAAAGACAGATGATTCGGCTGAG atgtcTGAGTTGGAGACTATAAGTGACATTGGAGATGGAGtacaaaataaagcagcaaataatGGAGGGAGTTTGGGTAAGAAGATGAGAGCCATTTCCCTTACCATGAGGAAAAAGATGGGTAAAAAGTACATCAAGGCACTCTCTGAGGACATG aatgaagaaggaaaagatgacaGTGATCCTGGTGGTGGAATACACCCTGAGAAGGTCTCCCTAAAAGCCAGTGACTCTATGGAAAGTCTCTATAGTCTGAACAGTGGCCAGAGCTCATCTA GTGGGGTGACCAGCTGCTCAGATGGAACAAGCAACAGAGACAGCCTCCGATTTGAAGATGAAGTCCCTTACACCGGGCCCTTCTGTGGTCGAGCCAAAGTTCACACCGACTTTACACCAAGCCCTTATGACACTGactcactgaaaataaag AAAGGAGACATTATAGATATAATCTGTAAAACTCCCATGGGCATATGGACAGGTATGCTGAACAACAAAGTAGGAAACTTCAAGTTCATTTACGTGGATATTATCTTGGAAGATGAAGCTGCACCCAGAAAGATAAAGCCACacagaggaagcaaaaggacCAAGCCTAAAACATTGCAAGAACTCCTGGATTGTGTCCATCTGCAG gaatatGCCTCAACCCTCTTGCTAAACGGCTATGAAACTCTAGAGGATTTAAAGGATCTACAGGAGAGTCACCTGattgaattaaatatttcaaacccAGAAGACAGGGCAAGACTCTTATCAGCAATTGAAAATCTACAGGACTATGACA ttgaacaacagcagaaaagtgAAGATGGCCAAGAGAAGCAGAGCTTAAGCCCTCACCACGGGTTTAACAAATCACAGTTAAATGACTGTCCAAGAGATTCTGGCTGTTACACCTCATCAGAAAATTCAGATAACGGTAAAGAAGAAGCAGACTCAGAAACCCTGTCCGACATGGTGCAGTCAATAGCAATCAGTGAGTGA